In Procambarus clarkii isolate CNS0578487 chromosome 17, FALCON_Pclarkii_2.0, whole genome shotgun sequence, the sequence attttcggtatgaaacgtcgtaatttgaaactgaaaataggtgcagagagtcagaattcggctcaaaaatcacgctcaggaatcaaatttccgacatttcagacattttgaaaactgcaggggggtttgggcaaaatatgacccatcgccgttttcagtaattggcagattttcggtatgaaacgtcgtaatttgaaactgaaaataggtgcagagagtcagaattcggctcaaaaatcacgctcaggagtcaaatttccgacatttcagacattttgaaaactgcaggggggtttaggcaaaatatgacccatcgccgttttcagaaattggcatattttcggtataaaaagtcgtaatttgaaactgaaaatagatgcagagagtcagaattcggctcaaaaatcacgctcaggagtcaaatttccgacatttcagacattttgaaaactgcaggggggtttgggaaaaatatgacccatcgccgtttacagtaattggcattttttcggtatgaaacttcgtaatttgaaaatgaaaatagatccagagagtcagaattcggctcaaaaatcacgctcaagagtcaaatttccgacatttcagacattttaaaaactgcaggggggtttgggcaaaatatgacccatcgccgttttcagtaattggcatattttcggtataaaaagttgtaatttgaaactgaaaataggtgcagagagtcagaattcggataaaaaatcacgctcaggagtcaaatttccgacatttcagacattttgaaaactgcaggggggtttgggcaaaatatgacccgtgtccattttcagtaattggcatattttcggtataaaaagtcgtaatatgaaactgaaaataggtgcagagagtcagaattcggataaaaaatcacgctcaggagtcaaatttccgacatttcagacattttgaaaactgcaggggggtttgggcaaaatatgacccgtgtccattttcagtaattggcatattttcggtataaaaagtcgtaatatgaaactgaaaataggtgcagagagtcagaattcggataaaaaatcacgctcatgagtcaaatttccgacatttcagacattttaaaaacagcaagggggtttggtcaatatatgacccatcgccgtttttagtaattggcatattatcggtatgaaacgtcgtaatttgaaactgaaaataggtgcagagagtcagatttcggataaaaaatcacgctcaggagtcaaatttccgacatttcagacattttgaaaactgcaggggggtttgggcaaaatatgacccatcgccgttttcagtaattggcatattttcggtataaaaagtcgtaatttgaaattgaaaataggtgcagagagtcagaattcggataaaaaatcacgctcaggagtcaagtttccgacatttcagatattttgaaaactgcaggggggtttgggcaaaatatgacccatcgccgtttttagtaattggcatattttcgatataaaaattcgtaatttgaaactgaaaataggtgcagagagtcagaattcggctcaaaaatcacgctcaggagtcaaatttccgacatttcagacattttaagaactgcaggggggtttgggcaaaatatgacccatcgccgttttcagtaattggcatatttttggtatgaaacctcgtaatttgaaactaaaaataggtgcagagagtcagaattcggctcaaaaatcacgctcaggagtcaaatttccgacatttcagatattttgaaaactgcaggggggtttgggcaaaatataacccatcgccgttttcagtaattggcatattttcggtataaaaagtcgtaatttgaaactgaaaatatttgcagagagtcagaattcggctcacaaatcccactcaggagtcaaatttccgacatttcagacattttgaaaactgcacgggggtttgggcaaaatatgacccatcgccgtttacagtaattggcatattttcagtatgaaatgtcgtaatttgaaactgaaaataggtgcagagagccagaattcggctcaaaaatcatgctcaggagtcaaatttccgacatttcagacattttgaaaacagcaggggggtttgggcaaaatatgacccatcgccgttttcagtaattggcatattttcggtatgaaaagtcgtaatttgaaactgaaaataggtgcagagagtcagaattcggctcaaaaatcacgctcaggagtcaagtttccgacatttcagacattttgaaaactgcaggggggttttggcaaaatatgacccatcgccgttttcagtaattggcatattttcggtataaaaagtcgtaatttgaaactgaaaataggtgcagagactcagcattcggataaaaaatcacgctcaggagtcaaatttccgacatttcaaacattttgaaaactgcaggggggtttgggcaaaatatgacccatcgcggttaacagtaattggcatattttcggtatgaaacgtcgtaatttgaaactgaaaataggtgcagagagtcagaattcggctcaaaaatcacgctcaggaatcaaatttccgacatttcagacattttgaaaactgcaggggggtttgggcaaaatatgacccatcgccgttttcagtaattggcagattttcggtatgaaacgtcgtaatttgaaactgaaaataggtgcagagagtcagaattcggctcaaaaatcacgctcaggagtcaaatttccgacatttcagacattttgaaaactgcaggggggtttaggcaaaatatgacccatcgccgttttcagaaattggcatattttcggtataaaaagtcgtaatttgaaactgaaaatagatgcagagagtcagaattcggctcaaaaatcacgctcaggagtcaaatttccgacatttcagacattttgaaaactgcaggggggtttgggaaaaatatgacccatcgccgtttacagtaattggcattttttcggtatgaaacttcgtaatttgaaaatgaaaatagatccagagagtcagaattcggctcaaaaatcacgctcaagagtcaaatttccgacatttcagacattttaaaaactgcaggggggtttgggcaaaatatgacccatcgccgttttcagtaattggcatattttcggtataaaaagttgtaatttgaaactgaaaataggtgcagagagtcagaattcggataaaaaatcacgctcaggagtcaaatttccgacatttcagacattttgaaaactgcaggggggtttgggcaaaatatgacccgtgtccattttcagtaattggcatattttcggtataaaaagtcgtaatatgaaactgaaaataggtgcagagagtcagaattcggataaaaaatcacgctcaggagtcaaatttccgacatttcagacattttgaaaactgcaggggggtttgggcaaaatatgacccgtgtccattttcagtaattggcatattttcggtataaaaagtcgtaatatgaaactgaaaataggtgcagagagtcagaattcggataaaaaatcacgctcatgagtcaaatttccgacatttcagacattttaaaaacagcaagggggtttggtcaatatatgacccatcgccgtttttagtaattggcatattatcggtatgaaacgtcgtaatttgaaactgaaaataggtgcagagagtcagatttcggataaaaaatcacgctcaggagtcaaatttccgacatttcagacattttgaaaactgcaggggggtttgggcaaaatatgacccatcgccgttttcagtaattggcatattttcggtataaaaagtcgtaatttgaaattgaaaataggtgcagagagtcagaattcggataaaaaatcacgctcaggagtcaagtttccgacatttcagatattttgaaaactgcaggggggtttgggcaaaatatgacccatcgccgtttttagtaattggcatattttcgatataaaaattcgtaatttgaaactgaaaataggtgcaaagagtcagaattcggataaaaaatcacgctcaggagtcaaatttccgacatttcagacattttgaaaactgcaggggggtttgggcaaaatatgacccatcgccgtttacagtaattggcatattttcggtatgaaacgtcgtaatttgaaactgaaaataggtgcagagagtcagaattcggctcaaaaaatcacgctcaggagtcaaatttccgacatttccgacattttgaaaactgcaagggggattaggcaaaatatgacccatcgccgttttcagtaattggcatattttcggtataaaaagtcgtaatttgaaactgaaaataggtgcagagagtcagaattcggctcaaaaatcacgctcaggagtcaaatttccgacatttcagacattttgaaaactgcagggtgtttgggcaaaatatgacccatcgccgtttacagtaattggcatattttcggtatgaaacgtcgtaatttgaaactgaaaataggtgcagagagtctgaattcggctcaaaaatcacgctcaggagtcaaatttccgacatttcagacattttgaaaactgcaagggggtttgggcaaaatatgacccatcgccgttttcagtaattggcatattttcggtataaaaagtcgtaatttgaaactgaaaataggtgcagagagtcagaattgggctcaaaaatcacgctcaggagtcaaatttccgacatttcagacattttgaaaactgcaggggggtttgggcaaaatatgacccatcgccgttttcagtaataggcatattttcggtataaaaagtcgtaatttgaaactgaaaataggtgcagagagtcagaattcggataaaaaatcacgctcaggagtcaaatttccgacatttcagacatttcgaaaactgcaggggggtttaggcaaaatatgacccatcgccgttttcagtaattggcatattttcggtatgaaacgtcgtaatttgaaactgaaaataggtgcagagagtcagaattcggctcaaaaatcacgctcaggagtcaaatttccgacatttcagacattttgaaaactgcaggggggtttgggcaaaatatgacccatcgccgttttcagtaattggcatattttcggtatgaaaagtcgtaatttgaaactgaaaataggtgcagagagtcagaattcggctcaaaaatcacgttcaggagtcaaatttccgacatttcagacattttgaaaactgcagggaggtttgggcaaaatatgacccatcgcggtttacagtaattggcatattttcggtatgaaacgtcgtaatttgaaactgaaaataggtgcagagagtcagaattcggttcaaaaatcacgctcaggagtcaaatttccgacatttcagacattttaaaaactgcaggggggtttgggcaaaatatgacccatcgccgttttcagtaattggcatattttcggtatgaaaagtcgtaatttgaaactgaaaataggtgcagagagtcagaattcggataaaaaatcacgctcaggagtcaaatttccgacatttcagacattttgaaaactgcaggggggtttgggcaaaatatgacccatcgccgttttcagtaattggcatattttcggtatgaaacgtcgtaatttgaaactgaaaataggtgcagagagtcagaattcggctcaaaaatcacgctcaggagtcaaatttccgacatttcagacattttgaaaactgcaggggggtttgggcaaaatatgacccatcgccgttttcagtaattggcatattttcggtataaaaagtcgtaatttgaaactgaaaataggtgcagagagtcagaattcggctcaaaaatcacgttcaggagtcaaatttccgacatttcagacattttgaaaactgcaggggggtttgggcaaaatatgacccatcgccgtttacagtaattggcatattttcggtatgaaacgtcgtaatttgaaactgaaaataggtgcagagagtcagaattcggctcaaaaatcacgctcaggagtcaaatttccgacatttcagacattttgaaaactgcaggggggtttgggcaaaatatgacccatcgcagttttcagtaattggcatattttcggtataaaaattcgtaatttgaaactgaaaataggtgcagagagtcagaatttgggcaaaaaaatcacgctcaggagtcaaatttccgacattttgaaaactgcagaagggtttgggcaaaatatgacccatcgccgttttcagtaattggcatattttcggtataaaaagtcgtaatttgaaactgaaaataggtgcagagagccagaattcggataaaaaatcacgctcaggagtcaaatttccgatatttcagacattttgaaaactgcaggggggtttgggcaaaatatgacccatcgttgttttcaataattggcctattttcggtatgaaacgtcgtaatttgaaactgaaaataggtgcagagagtcagaattcggctcacaaatcccactcaggagtcaaatttccgacatttcagacattttgaaaactgcacgggggtttgggcaaaatatgacccatcgccgtttacagtaattggcatattttcggtatgaaacgtcgtaatttgaaactgaaaataggtgcagagagccagaattcggctcaaaaatcacgctcaggagtcaaatttccgacatttcagacattttgaaaacagcaggggggtttgggcaaaatatgacccatcgccgttttcagtaattggcatattttcggtatgaaaagtcgtaatttgaaactgaaaataggtgcagagactcagcattcggataaaaaatcacgctcaggagtcaaatttccgacatttcagacattttgaaaactgcagggaggtttgggcaaaatatgacccatcgcggtttacagtaattggcatattttcggtatgaaacgtcgtaatttgaaactgaaaataggtgcagagagtcagaattcggttcaaaaatcacgctcaggagtcaaatttccgacatttcagacattttaaaaactgcaggggggttgggcaaaatatgacccatcgccgttttcagtaattggcatattttcggtatgaaaagtcgtaatttgaaactgaaaataggtgcagagagtcagaattcggataaaaaatcacgctcaggagtcaaatttccgacatttcagacattttgaaaactgcaggggggtttgggcaaaatatgacccatcgccgttttcagtaattggcatattttcggtatgaaacgtcgtaatttgaaactgaaaataggtgcagagagtcagaattcggctcaaaaatcacgctcaggagtcaaatttccgacatttcagacattttgaaaactgcaggggggtttgggcaaaatatgacccatcgccgttttcagtaattggcatattttcggtataaaaagtcgtaatttgaaactgaaaataggtgcagagagtcagaattcggctcaaaaatcacgttcaggagtcaaatttccgacatttcagacattttgaaaactgcaggggggtttgggcaaaatatgacccatcgccgtttacagtaattggcatattttcggtatgaaacgtcgtaatttgaaactgaaaataggtgcagagagtcagaattcggctcaaaaatcacgctcaggagtcaaatttccgacatttcagacattttgaaaactgcaggggggtttgggcaaaatatgacccatcgcagttttcagtaattggcatattttcggtataaaaattcgtaatttgaaactgaaaataggtgcagagagtcagaatttgggcaaaaaaatcacgctcaggagtcaaatttccgacattttgaaaactgcagaagggtttgggcaaaatatgacccatcgccgttttcagtaattggcatattttcggtatgaaacgtcgtaatttgaaactgaaaataggtgcagagagtcagaattcggataaaaattcacgctctggagtcaaatttccgagctTCCAGGTGGTACAGCTACCAGGTGGTACAGCTCCCAGGTGGTACAGCCCCCCAGGTGGTACAGCCCCCCAGGTGGTACAGCTCCCAGGGGGTACAGCCCGCCAGGTGGTACAGCTCCCAGGTGGTACAGCCCGCCAGGTGGTACAGCCCCCCAGGTGGTACAGCTCCCAGGTGGTACAGCCCGCCAGGTGGTACAGCTCCCAGGTGGTACAGCCCCCCAGGTGGTACAGCCCTCCAGGTGGTACAGCCCCCCAGGTGGTACAGCCCCCCAGGTGGTACAGCTCCCAGGTGGTACAGCCCGCCAGGTGGTACTGCTCCCAGGTGGTACAGCCCCCCAGGTGGTACAGCCCCCCAGGTGGTACACCTCCCAGGTGGTAGAGCCCGCCAGGTGGTACAGCTCCCAGGTGGTACAGCCCGCCAGGTGGTACAGCCCCCCAGGTGGTACACCTCCCAGGTGGCACAGCCCGCCAGGTGGTACAGCTACCAGGTGGTACAGCCCGCCAGGTGGTACAGCCCGCTAGGTGGTACAGCCCGCCAGGTGGTACAGCCCGCCAGGTGGTACAGCCCGCCAGGTGGTACAGCCCGCCAGGTGGTACAGCTACCAGGTGGTACAGCCCGCCAGGTGGTACAGCTCCCAGGTGGTACAGCCCTCCAGGTGGTACAGCCCGCCAGGTGGTACAGCCCCCCAGGTGGTACAGCCCGCCAGGTGGTACAGCTCCCAGGTGGTACAGCCCCCCAGGTGGTACACCTCCCAGGTGGTACAGCCCGCCAGGTGGAACAGCTACCAGGTGGTACAGCCCGCCAGGTGGTACAGCCCGCCAGGTGGTACAGCCCGCCAGGTGGTACAGCCCGCCAGGTGGTACAGCCCGCCAGGTGGTACAGCCCTCCAGGTGGTACAGCTCCCAGGTGGTACAGCCCGCCAGGTGGTACAGCTCCCAGGTGGTACCGCCCGCCAGGTGGTTCAGCCCGCCAGGTGGTACAGCCCGCCAGGTGGTACAGCTACCAGGTGGTACAGCCCCCCAGGTGGTACAGCTCCCAGGTGGTACAGCCCGCCAGGTGGTACAGCTACCAGGTGGTACCGCCCGTTAGGTGGTACAGCCCGCCAGGTGGTACAGCCCGCCAGGTGGTACAGCCCGCCAGGTGGTACCGCCCGTCAGGTGGTACAACCCGCCAGGTGGTACAGCCCGTCAGGTGGTACAACCCGCCAGGTGGTACCGCCCGTCAGGTGGTACAGCCCGCCAGGTGGTACAGCCCGCCAGGTGGTACAGCCCGCCAGGTGGTACCGCCCGTCAGGTGGTACAGCCCGCCAGGTGGTACAGCCCGCCAGGTGGTACAGCCCGCCAGGTGGTACAGCCCGCCAGGTGGTACAGCTCCCAGGTGGTACAGCTCCCAGGTGGTACAGCTCCCAGGTGGTACAGCCCGCCAGGTGGTACAGCCCCCAGGTGGTACAGCCCGCCAGGTGGTACAGCCCGTCAGGGGTCGCTGCCACGAGGACCTTGACTCGTAGCCTTCACTTCCGGCTGTAAATATATTGTTCAATGGGtgtcccacccaccacctccacccataccccgcccaccacccataactcacacaacacagcccaccaccaccgcccacctacACCCGCGTACAGTGACACGCCCTCGCCAGCTCCCGCGTACATACAGAGTAGCGGCGTGAGGGCCAGTAGTATGCCGGCCTTGCGCCCGTAGCGTTGTGAACAGTGTGCTCCctggtgacctgacctggtgcttcctggtgacctgacctggtgctccctggtgacctgacctggtgcttcctggtgacctgacctggtgctccctggtgacctgacctggtgcttcctggtgacctgacctggtgctccctggtgacctgacctggtgctccctggtgacctgacctggtgctccctggtgacctgacctggtgacttgacctggtgctccctggtgacctgacctggtgctccctggtgacctgacctggtgacttgacctggtgctccctggtgctccctggtgacctgacctggtgCTGAGCCCCCAGTCACGGCCACCCGTCTGGGCTGAGGACAACAGCCTGACATGTTGCTGTGTGCCGGGTTGGTCCTGACACTGTTACAGGTGAGACACTGACGCTTCTACAGGTATAAAGTGCTGACGCTGTTATGGGTAATATTCTGACGCCGATACAGGTGAGGTGCTGACACCGTTACAAGTGAGGTGCCGTGACACTGTTACGGGTGGTGCTGGCAACGAGGCGTGAGGCGCTGACACAGGTGAGGCAATATGACTCGACGCCTGTGGTGAGTTGACGCGCGTCAAGGGAAGGTCATCGCCTGGTTACCCAGGTGTGAACATGTTCCCATGATTGATGGACGGCCCACACTGTACCTGTTCTATGATCACTGTAACTGTTCCATGATCACTGTACCTGTTCTATGATTATTGTAACTGTTCCATGATCACTGTACCTGTTCTATGATTATTGTAACTGTTCCATGATCACTGTAACTGTTCCATGATCACTGTACTTGTTCTATGATTATTGTAACTGTTCCATGATCACTGTACCTGTTCTATGATTATTGTAACTGTTCCATGATCACTGTAACTGTTCCATGATCACTGTACTTGTTCTATGATTATTGTAACTGTTCCATGATCACTGTAACTGTTCCATGATCACTGTAACTGTTCCATGATCACTGTAACTGTTCCATGATCACTGTAACTGTTCCATGATCACTGTAACTGTTCCATGATCACTGTACTTGTTCTATGATTATTGTAACTGTTCCATGATCACTGTAACAGTTTTTTCTATCATGTCCATATTTCTTACCTAGTGTCTATCGTCTGGCTCGAGTGAGACTTCGTCTGGCGTCTGCGACGGTCGGACGTCTGTCAGCCGAGGTGACGTGATGCCGTTAGCACTGAGTGGCAACGTCCAGTCACCTGCGTTGTCTGATCACACATTTAGGCTCGTTTGTGACCATTGTGTTCAGTGTTATATTGCTTGAGCGTTAAGTGTTTATTTATCAGGgaacagacgatgagtcacaataacgtggctgaagatatgttgaccaaaccccacaccagaagatggGGAGAcggcgacgtttcagtccgtccattatcacagtcgacttgataatggttcaggacggaccgaaacgtcgccgtctcttcattttctggtgtgtggtttggtcatgatATTGAACTGAGACTTTGTAACTCAGTATTGATGTTACAGATTTAATTTGTacctttttttgcagggatattcctgcgcgggccctaagcctctggctggctcactaagtgttgcttgtttctgttttatttgggcggagtatgagtatttatgactcgtatggtcgcttcaggaagattttgccatatgtgttttacAACttgttctgctctgttgaatttaagttgaaatcttaatgggtttgtaactgtgcactgtgttagataatgttccagtagaATTTGTACATGATTAGTACGTCGACAGTGGACTAGCTGCATCAACTTGGACTgtacggtaaagcgacggtcttacttcatgcaggtcggcgtttaatccccgaccgtcctagtggttgggcaccattcctatcccccgtcccatcccaaatccttatcctgaccccttcccagtgctatatagtcgtcctgGCTTGCCCTTTTCCTCTGATAATTTCCTCCCACCCTTCTATCAACAAATAGACAAAAATAATTAAATGCATAACATTgattattacagtcttggtgaccCATTGTTGTCGTGTTACAGTCTTGGTGACCCATTGTTGTCGCATTACAGTCTTGGTGACCCATTGTTGtcgtattacagtcttggtgaccCATTGTTGTCGCATTACAGTCTTGGTGACCCATTGTTGTCGTGTTACAGTCTTGGTGACCCATTGTTGtcgtattacagtcttggtgaccCATTGTTGTCGCATTACAGTCTTGGTGACCCATTGTTGtcgtattacagtcttggtgaccCATTGTTGTCGCATTACAGTCTTGGTGACCCATTGTTGTCGCATTACAGTCTTGGTGACCCATTGTTGtcgtattacagtcttggtgaccCATTGTTGTCGTGTTACAGTCTTGGTGACCCATTGTTGtcgtattacagtcttggtgaccCATTGTTGTCGCATTACAGTCTTGGTGACCCATTGTTGtcgtattacagtcttggtgaccCATTGTTGTCGCATTACAGTCTTGGTGACCCATTGTTGtcgtattacagtcttggtgaccCATTGTTGTCGCATTACAGTCTTGGTGACCCATTGTTGtcgtattacagtcttggtgaccCATTGTTGTCGCATTACAGTCTTGGTGACCCATTGTTGTCGCATTACAGTCTTGGTGACCCATTGTTGtcgtattacagtcttggtgaccCATTGTTGTCGTGTTACAGTCTTGGTGACCTATTGTTGTCGCATTACAGTCTTGGTGACCCATTGTTGtcgtattacagtcttggtgacccattgttgttgtgttacaGTCTTGGTGACCCATTGTTGTCGCATTACAGTCTTGGTGACCCATTGTTGtcgtattacagtcttggtgaccCATTGTTGTCGCATTACAGTCTTGGTGACCCATTGTTGTCGCATTACAGTCTTGGTGACCCATTGTTGtcgtattacagtcttggtgaccCATTGTTGTCGCATTACAGTCTTGGTGACCCATTGTTGTCGCATTACAGTCTTGGTGACCCATTGTTGtcgtattacagtcttggtgaccCATTGTTGTCGTGTTACAGTCTTGGTGACCCATTGTTGTCGCATTACAGTCTTGGTGACCCATTGTTGtcgtattacagtcttggtgaccCATTGTTGTCGTGTTACAGTCTTGGTGACCCATTGTTGTCGTGTTACAGTCTTGGTGACCCATTGTTGtcgtattacagtcttggtgaccCATTGTTGtcgtattacagtcttggtgaccCATTGTTGTCGTATTACTGTCTTGGTGACTGATTGTTgtcatattacagtcttggtgactGATTGTTgtcatattacagtcttggtgaccCATTGTTGtcgtattacagtcttggtgaccCATTGTTGtcgtattacagtcttggtgaccCACTGTTATCCTATGTTACTGTGTTATCTTTTACAGGAATTGTGATTATTAACATATAATGTACTGGCATAAACGATTAATTAATGATATAATGACATAAACAATGTGATTAATGACATGTGtactttaatattaataataattgtgtcgggggacaggaagccagagtgtattcatacacgttatgcTTTTTATCGATCACCCTCCCtctcaaggtcgaattactgaccccgcccaggatgcaacccgcaCACAAGctgactcctgagtacctatttactggttggtgaacaggtgcattaggtgatacaAAATTCACCCAAGCATTTCTGTCTCGCCctagattcgaacccggaattctcgattgtgaatcGAGAATGATCCTAAATGTACTACCGGGAACCCTACGCTATTAAGCAAACCCTTT encodes:
- the LOC138365684 gene encoding uncharacterized protein codes for the protein MAEAILIASRWYSYQVVQLPGGTAPQVVQPPRWYSSQGVQPARWYSSQVVQPARWYSPPGGTAPRWYSPPGGTAPRWYSPPGGTALQVVQPPRWYSPPGGTAPRWYSPPGGTAPRWYSPPGGTAPQVVHLPGGRARQVVQLPGGTARQVVQPPRWYTSQVAQPARWYSYQVVQPARWYSPLGGTARQVVQPARWYSPPGGTARQVVQLPGGTARQVVQLPGGTALQVVQPARWYSPPGGTARQVVQLPGGTAPQVVHLPGGTARQVEQLPGGTARQVVQPARWYSPPGGTARQVVQPARWYSPPGGTAPRWYSPPGGTAPRWYRPPGGSARQVVQPARWYSYQVVQPPRWYSSQVVQPARWYSYQVVPPVRWYSPPGGTARQVVQPARWYRPSGGTTRQVVQPVRWYNPPGGTARQVVQPARWYSPPGGTARQVVPPVRWYSPPGGTARQVVQPARWYSPPGGTAPRWYSSQVVQLPGGTARQVVQPPGGTARQVVQPVRGRCHEDLDS
- the LOC138365685 gene encoding PAX-interacting protein 1-like, whose amino-acid sequence is MRQQWVTKTVMRQQWVTKTVIRQQWVTKTVMRQQWVTKTVIRQQWVTKTVMRQQWVTKTVIRQQWVTKTVMRQQWVTKTVIRQQWVTKTVTRQQWVTKTVIRQQWVTKTVMRQQWVTKTVMRQQWVTKTVIRQQWVTKTVMRQQWVTKTVIRQQWVTKTVTRQQWVTKTVMRQQWVTKTVIRQQWVTKTVMRQQWVTKTVTRQQWVTKTCTVTNPLRFQLKFNRAEQVVKHIWQNLPEATIRVINTHTPPK
- the LOC138365686 gene encoding uncharacterized protein; the protein is MRQQWVTKTVTRQQWVTKTVIRQQWVTKTVMRQQWVTKTVMRQQWVTKTVIRQQWVTKTVMRQQWVTKTVMRQQWVTKTVIRQQWVTKTVMRQQWVTKTVTQQQWVTKTVIRQQWVTKTVMRQQ